Proteins from a genomic interval of Zingiber officinale cultivar Zhangliang chromosome 2A, Zo_v1.1, whole genome shotgun sequence:
- the LOC122039897 gene encoding uncharacterized protein LOC122039897 has translation MLDPVHTAMAKTHEILARFRPIAPRPSHPPPLPPDAPSPTENAASSSFYRCVPRPCRSRKRGRGHLGAPSNKRQRTIFPLLPAAVPPSSYNRPAPAVPFPRVEPEKSADELLTLCLRPRSFDDGAPPLVEQDLLQKLQDQPKVIAPQPLRPVGSSISVTRISRRVEAETAPAPLARRREEVEAEVESDALPAVVSDWRNRVRLVNSAYREMVGQPECPWIDAMVMGVDVGRGPAATRRRPRRISGEVMLDVEESAMPKTAAGFSCRARIEWACNGRKNCVTAPCSVIRLFCESNDYLLAWRFDTCKAAAAAGEAEHDDDCTSPASVLVASIGMYN, from the coding sequence ATGCTTGACCCCGTACACACGGCGATGGCCAAGACCCACGAAATCTTGGCCAGGTTCCGCCCCATCGCCCCCAGACCCTCCCATCCTCCCCCACTGCCGCCGGATGCCCCCTCTCCCACGGAAAATGCCGCCTCGAGCTCCTTCTACCGCTGCGTTCCCCGTCCCTGTCGCTCCCGTAAGCGCGGCAGAGGACACCTCGGCGCTCCCTCTAACAAGAGGCAGAGGACCATCTTCCCGCTCCTACCGGCCGCCGTGCCGCCGTCTTCGTATAACCGCCCGGCTCCGGCGGTTCCCTTTCCCCGCGTGGAGCCGGAGAAGAGTGCCGATGAGCTCCTGACCCTCTGCCTCCGACCTCGTTCGTTCGATGACGGCGCGCCGCCACTGGTGGAGCAGGACCTGCTCCAGAAGCTGCAGGATCAGCCGAAGGTGATCGCGCCGCAGCCGCTGCGCCCTGTGGGTTCCAGCATCAGCGTGACGCGCATCAGCCGACGCGTCGAAGCCGAGACTGCCCCTGCTCCCCTCGCCCGGCGGCGCGAGGAGGTAGAGGCCGAGGTGGAATCGGACGCGCTGCCGGCGGTGGTGTCCGACTGGCGGAACCGGGTGCGGCTGGTGAACTCGGCGTACAGGGAGATGGTAGGGCAACCGGAGTGCCCCTGGATCGACGCGATGGTGATGGGCGTGGACGTAGGGCGTGGGCCAGCTGCGACGAGGCGGCGGCCAAGGAGGATCAGCGGGGAGGTGATGCTGGACGTGGAAGAGTCAGCGATGCCCAAGACAGCGGCGGGGTTCTCGTGCAGGGCGAGGATCGAGTGGGCGTGCAACGGAAGGAAGAATTGCGTGACGGCGCCATGCAGCGTGATCCGCCTCTTTTGCGAGTCGAACGACTATCTCTTGGCGTGGAGATTCGACACTTGCAAGGCCGCCGCCGCAGCAGGAGAAGCAGAACACGACGACGACTGCACGAGTCCTGCATCCGTTCTTGTGGCTAGCATTGGCATGTACAATTAA